A genomic stretch from Alosa sapidissima isolate fAloSap1 chromosome 3, fAloSap1.pri, whole genome shotgun sequence includes:
- the LOC121705866 gene encoding insulin-like growth factor 2 mRNA-binding protein 1 yields MNKLYIGNLNENVTAEDLVKTFDDYKIPYSGQFLMKTGYAFVDCPDDQWAMKAIETFSGKVELHGKRIEVEHSVPKKQRHYKRTLQAPPLHLPTQLFLLSVRLRPSHL; encoded by the exons ATGAACAAGCTTTATATTGGAAATCTGAATGAAAACGTGACTGCAGAGGACTTGGTCAAAACCTTTGATGACTACAAGATTCCATACTCTGGACAGTTTCTCATGAAAACTGGCTATGCGTTTGTTGATTGTCCGGACGACCAATGGGCTATGAAAGCCATTGAAACATTTTCTG gtaAAGTGGAACTCCACGGCAAACGCATTGAGGTCGAGCATTCTGTCCCCAAGAAGCAAAG GCACTATAAGAGAACACTTCAAGCACCCCCCTTACACCTCCCGACCCAGCTGTTTTTGTTGTCTGTGAGACTGAGGCCCTCACACCTCTAA